The Flavobacterium commune genome contains a region encoding:
- a CDS encoding four-carbon acid sugar kinase family protein — protein MIAVISDDFTGAAEIGGIALRNGFTVTIDTSVNTNYNCDVLVIATNTRSLCKIEAQKQIKKVTEELLKLHPDFIYKKTDSLLRGKIGDELEVQLAVSGKKKVLLVPANPAMNRTIVDGIYYVNKIPLMESDFFGDEFEKGTTSNVLDLIGVDYKAQSFSVSLGQKMPYEGFIIGNTPTSEDLMSWANVIDDTMLPAGGASFFNAILRKIKKEKTTAVKTMSFGKKALYVCGSNYEPSREVVRKAKQAGGAVLYMPENILCVGDYKEMIENWGDAIIDAIEKNDKVIIAIDTLECDGVTDVPCKIKEILASVVKKVLSRVTLEELLIEGGATAYSIIEHLEYKKFYPEQELAQGVIRMKIEQVKEMYLTLKPGSYQWTESVWKF, from the coding sequence ATGATAGCGGTTATATCAGATGATTTTACAGGTGCTGCCGAAATTGGCGGAATTGCGCTTCGCAACGGATTTACTGTTACGATAGACACTAGCGTAAATACAAATTACAACTGTGATGTTTTGGTAATCGCAACAAATACCAGATCTCTCTGTAAGATTGAGGCACAAAAACAAATTAAAAAAGTTACAGAAGAATTACTTAAATTACATCCCGATTTTATTTACAAAAAAACTGATTCGCTACTTCGTGGAAAAATTGGAGATGAATTAGAGGTTCAATTAGCAGTTTCGGGCAAGAAAAAGGTTTTGCTTGTTCCTGCTAATCCGGCGATGAACCGAACTATTGTTGATGGTATCTATTATGTGAATAAAATCCCTTTGATGGAATCTGATTTTTTTGGAGACGAATTTGAAAAAGGAACTACTTCTAATGTTTTGGATTTAATTGGAGTAGATTACAAAGCACAATCTTTTTCTGTTTCTTTGGGACAAAAAATGCCTTATGAGGGTTTTATTATTGGTAACACCCCCACAAGTGAAGATTTGATGAGTTGGGCTAATGTAATTGATGATACAATGTTGCCTGCGGGGGGAGCGAGTTTTTTCAATGCTATTTTGAGAAAAATAAAAAAAGAAAAAACCACAGCAGTCAAAACTATGTCTTTTGGTAAAAAAGCGCTGTATGTATGTGGAAGTAATTATGAGCCAAGCAGGGAAGTGGTTCGAAAAGCAAAACAAGCCGGAGGAGCTGTTTTGTATATGCCTGAAAACATTTTATGTGTTGGGGATTATAAGGAAATGATTGAAAATTGGGGAGATGCAATTATTGATGCTATTGAAAAAAATGACAAAGTAATTATTGCTATTGATACACTTGAATGCGATGGAGTTACTGATGTTCCTTGTAAAATAAAAGAAATATTAGCTTCAGTAGTAAAAAAAGTACTCTCAAGGGTAACTTTGGAAGAATTATTGATAGAAGGTGGTGCTACTGCCTATTCTATTATTGAACATTTAGAATATAAAAAGTTTTACCCTGAACAAGAATTAGCACAAGGGGTAATAAGAATGAAAATAGAGCAAGTAAAAGAAATGTATTTAACCCTAAAACCAGGAAGTTATCAGTGGACTGAGTCTGTCTGGAAATTTTAA
- a CDS encoding sodium:solute symporter, translated as MNESSLHFIDYFIIVLSLIITFWFGVRFSKKNTNTEQYFAAGGNIPAWAVGMSIFATLISSVTFLAYPGEGYKSNWILLIQGFMVPVVLLFSIRFIVPLYRNVIGLSAYEYFEKRFGYLARVYGSLGFIFAHFSKMGSVLFLLALALSSMTGVNTLSIIWIIGIAIVFITLFGGMEAVIWLDVIQGFLLILGGIVAIVVILLKTDGGFGAIVNYAVDHDKIGFGPYDFDFVNLTFWVMVINGTFYAIQKYGADQTIVQRYLTAKSDKDAIKAAVLGIGITVPVWIAFMFIGTALFSFYGLNPVELPQGIKSDAVFPHFITTQLPPGLIGLILSALIAAAISSLDADLNCLAAVGVDDYYKRLYPNSSGMDQLRMGKILVVVAGLAAILVASFYVFAGENDGILSTVFMLYAIFSGGIAGMLLLGLFVNRANRKGLNVGIVACILFTGFALLTSTSTGNGANRHLLLDMGIYNYTQHKYMLGVYSHLVLFSVGWIASYFFPKTEVPNNLTYYGYLEKKRKGLI; from the coding sequence ATGAATGAATCCTCCTTACATTTTATTGATTATTTTATTATTGTTTTATCACTTATTATTACTTTTTGGTTTGGTGTCCGATTTTCTAAGAAGAACACTAATACCGAGCAATATTTTGCAGCAGGAGGAAATATTCCTGCCTGGGCAGTTGGGATGTCAATATTTGCAACATTAATTAGTAGTGTAACATTTTTGGCTTATCCTGGAGAAGGCTATAAGTCAAATTGGATTCTTCTTATTCAGGGATTTATGGTTCCGGTTGTTCTTCTTTTTTCCATACGATTTATTGTGCCTTTGTATCGCAATGTCATTGGATTAAGTGCCTATGAATATTTTGAAAAACGGTTCGGCTATCTTGCCAGAGTCTATGGCTCGCTGGGATTTATTTTTGCTCATTTTTCTAAAATGGGTTCGGTGTTGTTTCTTCTGGCTTTAGCCTTGTCCTCAATGACCGGTGTTAATACTTTGTCGATAATTTGGATAATAGGAATTGCAATTGTTTTTATTACCCTTTTTGGCGGAATGGAAGCGGTAATTTGGTTAGATGTAATTCAGGGGTTCTTGTTGATTTTAGGAGGTATTGTTGCCATAGTAGTTATTCTTTTAAAAACAGATGGCGGATTTGGTGCTATTGTCAATTATGCGGTAGATCATGATAAAATAGGTTTTGGACCTTATGATTTTGACTTTGTTAATCTTACATTTTGGGTTATGGTTATCAATGGTACTTTTTATGCTATTCAAAAATATGGCGCCGATCAGACTATTGTACAACGTTATCTTACCGCAAAATCAGATAAAGATGCTATAAAAGCGGCAGTTTTAGGAATTGGGATTACAGTACCGGTTTGGATTGCTTTTATGTTTATAGGAACAGCTTTGTTCTCTTTTTACGGTTTAAATCCGGTAGAATTACCTCAGGGAATTAAATCAGATGCGGTTTTTCCTCATTTTATAACTACCCAATTACCACCGGGATTAATAGGTTTGATTTTATCGGCATTGATAGCAGCGGCAATTTCCAGTTTGGATGCCGATTTGAACTGTCTGGCAGCTGTAGGTGTAGATGATTATTACAAACGATTGTATCCTAACAGTTCAGGGATGGATCAGCTTCGAATGGGGAAAATTCTGGTAGTTGTTGCTGGATTAGCTGCTATTTTAGTAGCCAGTTTTTATGTTTTTGCTGGTGAAAACGATGGGATTTTATCAACAGTTTTTATGTTGTATGCTATTTTTTCGGGAGGAATTGCAGGGATGCTGTTGTTAGGGCTTTTTGTAAACAGAGCTAACAGAAAAGGTTTGAATGTTGGCATTGTTGCCTGTATTTTGTTTACGGGATTTGCCTTATTAACTTCAACTTCAACAGGCAATGGTGCAAACAGGCATCTCTTGCTGGATATGGGGATTTATAATTACACCCAACATAAATACATGTTAGGGGTTTACAGTCATTTAGTATTGTTTAGCGTGGGCTGGATAGCGAGTTATTTCTTTCCAAAAACTGAGGTGCCTAATAATTTGACGTATTACGGTTATTTAGAGAAAAAGCGAAAAGGATTAATCTAA
- a CDS encoding PH domain-containing protein, translated as MKDQIKKFLNEEQDPKAIEKITSKLNDLLMKNEEIGYIGVQKKPALTVFPDSIVLTNKRIIICQPKNLGLSMDFVDYTWDQIEGTFVKENILGSEFSFSTKTDMTVSIDYIPKIQARKIYTFAKEQLDLLKAGSAQNTVVVPEETAAVVEEIEEIETEEVTNYAEILPATQPVFTANEVAGDNELKGLSQDELFAKLQNYKKLLDNGLILQGEYDAFKKEILSLM; from the coding sequence ATGAAAGATCAAATCAAGAAATTTTTAAACGAGGAACAAGATCCTAAAGCTATTGAAAAAATCACTTCAAAGCTCAATGATTTATTAATGAAAAACGAAGAAATAGGATATATAGGCGTTCAAAAAAAACCGGCACTTACGGTTTTTCCGGATAGTATTGTTTTAACCAATAAAAGAATCATTATTTGTCAGCCTAAAAATTTAGGGCTTTCAATGGATTTTGTCGATTATACCTGGGATCAGATAGAAGGTACTTTTGTAAAAGAAAACATTCTGGGTTCAGAGTTTTCTTTTTCGACTAAAACTGATATGACGGTTTCCATAGATTATATTCCGAAAATTCAGGCCAGAAAAATTTATACTTTTGCCAAAGAACAATTGGATCTTTTAAAAGCCGGTTCAGCTCAAAATACTGTGGTTGTTCCGGAGGAAACTGCTGCGGTGGTTGAGGAAATTGAAGAAATCGAAACCGAAGAAGTGACTAACTACGCCGAAATTCTGCCTGCTACCCAGCCAGTGTTTACAGCTAATGAGGTTGCTGGTGATAATGAATTAAAAGGCTTGTCTCAGGACGAACTTTTTGCCAAATTGCAGAATTACAAGAAACTCCTCGATAACGGATTGATTCTTCAAGGAGAATACGATGCTTTCAAAAAAGAGATTTTGAGTTTGATGTAA
- a CDS encoding TonB-dependent receptor has protein sequence MTTNKLFHLLFLLLTISVFSQQDETAEKVTLPTKAPVTEKKVKKENKIETLKTVNIQGKSRKQKIETTGFAVNVIETKEASLRNLTTNELLDRSVGVRVRQNGGLGSNVEYNLNGMSGSTIGIFLDGIEVSTFGSSFNLNNIPPSMIERIEVYKGILPSHLTGDYVGGAINVVLKKDVSQNNATAAVSYGSFNTFQSDLSATFRDKKTGISFRGSGFYTYTDNSYKTWGRSTTYVNEGQEIIRPYRAKRFNNDYESIGGRFEVGFTDTKWADQFFIGYNGSSNYTEIPHGITMAVPYVGRFNETESHALLLNYTKRDFLLKNLALNINAVRSNRSTYIQDTVGLAYNWDGKVRTRPVLIPVLDANGEEQYKTNDKGEQELITETIHIPLNTLQGGQQGPKTITNTDRKITNARSNLGYMITHGHRISLNHKYESTDRKDEDLLKPGSRDLATKSIVSKHIISMNYEAETFNRKVRTNILGKYTHNRSDQTRYEIVSSEGENSIVKKDSTRTDYNFGYGATVSYNIIPNFFIIGTMENSYIMPTENQLFGSPDINILPNLTLDPEKNINYNLGFRYGALDFGKHKISFYANAFWRNGFNKITQQVVDATDPDFKEEDADIQTTRYVNLGKTQARGFEAEIIYIYNNRLNASLNFSKFNNVFKQETDNNGEAHSFFGQQIPNEPFFTANANCQYRFNDVFQKKSILNAYYTMGYVGEYYIVWGQPDWSLTPNQFVHDLGASYRFPSKKLVASIDIKNLFNAEVYDNFQIQKPGRGIYFKLNYTFSKFL, from the coding sequence ATGACTACTAACAAACTATTCCATCTGCTGTTTCTTTTACTAACTATTTCAGTCTTTTCACAGCAGGATGAAACAGCCGAAAAAGTCACTCTACCTACTAAAGCTCCTGTTACAGAAAAGAAAGTAAAAAAAGAAAACAAGATTGAAACCTTAAAAACAGTTAATATTCAGGGAAAATCACGCAAACAAAAAATAGAAACTACTGGTTTTGCTGTTAATGTTATAGAAACTAAAGAAGCATCCTTAAGAAATTTAACTACTAATGAATTATTAGATCGATCCGTTGGTGTTCGCGTAAGACAAAATGGAGGATTAGGTTCTAATGTAGAATACAACCTGAATGGTATGTCCGGAAGCACAATTGGAATTTTCTTAGATGGTATTGAAGTTTCTACTTTTGGATCTTCTTTCAACCTCAACAACATACCTCCCTCAATGATTGAGCGTATTGAAGTTTACAAAGGGATATTACCTTCACACTTAACAGGTGATTATGTAGGTGGAGCAATAAATGTGGTACTAAAGAAAGATGTTTCTCAAAACAATGCTACTGCAGCAGTTTCTTATGGTTCGTTCAATACTTTTCAATCTGATTTAAGTGCCACTTTTCGTGACAAAAAAACAGGAATTTCTTTTAGAGGTTCTGGCTTTTACACCTACACTGACAACAGCTATAAAACATGGGGCAGATCAACAACTTATGTCAATGAAGGTCAAGAAATTATTAGGCCCTATAGAGCAAAACGTTTTAACAATGACTATGAATCTATTGGTGGTCGTTTTGAAGTTGGTTTTACTGATACCAAATGGGCTGATCAATTTTTCATTGGATACAACGGATCAAGCAATTACACCGAAATCCCACACGGAATTACTATGGCTGTTCCCTATGTAGGTCGATTCAACGAAACTGAATCTCATGCTCTGTTACTCAATTATACTAAGAGAGATTTTCTTTTGAAAAATTTGGCTTTAAATATTAATGCAGTACGAAGTAACAGAAGTACCTACATTCAAGATACGGTAGGACTTGCTTATAACTGGGATGGAAAAGTAAGAACCAGGCCTGTCTTAATACCTGTTCTTGATGCTAACGGAGAAGAACAATATAAAACGAATGATAAAGGTGAGCAAGAACTAATAACTGAGACAATACATATACCATTAAATACACTTCAAGGAGGACAACAAGGACCAAAAACTATCACCAATACAGATAGAAAAATAACCAATGCCCGCTCTAATTTGGGATACATGATTACTCATGGACATCGTATTTCATTGAATCATAAATACGAATCAACAGATAGGAAAGATGAAGATTTGTTGAAACCAGGCTCTAGAGACCTAGCGACTAAAAGTATTGTTTCTAAACACATTATCTCTATGAATTATGAAGCAGAAACCTTCAACAGAAAAGTGAGAACAAATATTTTAGGTAAATATACCCACAATCGAAGCGATCAAACAAGATATGAAATCGTTTCTAGCGAAGGAGAAAACTCAATAGTAAAAAAAGATTCCACCAGAACGGATTACAATTTTGGTTACGGAGCTACAGTTTCTTACAATATAATTCCTAATTTTTTCATCATTGGTACGATGGAGAACTCCTATATTATGCCAACTGAAAATCAACTATTTGGATCACCTGACATTAATATATTACCCAATCTCACATTAGATCCAGAAAAAAACATTAACTACAATCTGGGTTTTCGTTACGGAGCATTGGATTTTGGCAAACACAAAATATCATTTTATGCCAATGCGTTCTGGCGCAATGGTTTTAATAAAATAACACAGCAGGTAGTCGATGCAACAGACCCTGATTTCAAAGAAGAGGATGCTGATATCCAAACTACTCGTTATGTCAATCTGGGCAAAACACAAGCACGTGGTTTTGAAGCAGAAATTATCTATATCTATAACAATCGATTGAACGCTTCTTTAAATTTTTCGAAGTTCAACAACGTGTTCAAACAGGAAACAGATAATAATGGTGAGGCACATAGCTTTTTTGGTCAACAAATACCTAACGAACCATTTTTTACAGCTAATGCCAATTGTCAATATCGATTTAATGATGTTTTTCAAAAGAAATCCATACTTAACGCATATTATACGATGGGCTATGTGGGTGAATATTACATAGTGTGGGGACAACCTGACTGGTCTTTAACTCCAAACCAATTTGTACATGATTTAGGTGCAAGTTACCGTTTTCCGTCTAAGAAATTAGTAGCTAGTATAGATATAAAAAATCTGTTTAACGCCGAAGTCTATGATAATTTTCAAATACAAAAACCCGGTAGAGGAATCTACTTCAAATTGAATTACACTTTTAGTAAATTTTTATAA
- a CDS encoding helix-turn-helix domain-containing protein, translated as MKLISTILGQQQPLISIEAGDCYSHKSQFVEEKIIIKNDGIEEITIHNQITEGILILDAQMYFSKPQTIQTKIVGESIVMSFICSNNLETHVDQLESEPFSIENTHNILYASELKATLRIPALEEINCVTIILSPDFYSKLINEDWALHKKFSKNINQKKTGYLTPKYAPFNSGIQWVIHEIKNCTYEGSMKKMYLEAKIKELLIFQLDSLIEKPQNKEHLGEEERSKLLKAKLILEKNFTNAPSLSELSRLISLNEFKLKKGFKACFKTTIKSYVTQLRMEYAKDLFKNEASNVGEVAYKCGYKDVSHFSAAFKFFYGFTPASFRKVNLGAKIYLLYWDFFDILYLDFLSIDFCFV; from the coding sequence TTGAAACTCATATCTACAATTTTAGGACAGCAGCAACCCCTCATATCGATTGAGGCGGGGGATTGTTACAGTCATAAAAGTCAGTTTGTAGAGGAGAAAATCATTATCAAAAACGATGGAATTGAAGAAATTACAATTCATAATCAAATTACTGAGGGGATTTTAATTCTGGATGCACAAATGTATTTTTCAAAACCCCAAACTATCCAAACGAAAATTGTTGGGGAATCAATTGTGATGAGTTTTATTTGTTCGAATAATTTAGAAACACATGTGGACCAACTGGAAAGCGAGCCGTTTTCAATTGAGAACACTCATAATATTCTCTATGCCTCTGAGCTAAAAGCTACTTTGCGAATTCCGGCTTTAGAAGAAATAAATTGTGTGACTATTATTTTATCGCCTGATTTTTATTCGAAATTAATTAACGAAGATTGGGCACTGCATAAAAAATTCTCTAAAAACATCAATCAAAAAAAAACAGGGTATTTAACACCTAAATATGCTCCTTTCAATTCGGGAATTCAATGGGTAATTCACGAAATTAAAAATTGCACTTACGAAGGTTCGATGAAAAAAATGTATTTGGAAGCTAAAATCAAAGAATTGCTGATTTTTCAGTTGGATTCTTTAATAGAAAAACCTCAGAATAAAGAACATTTAGGCGAGGAAGAGAGGAGCAAACTTTTGAAAGCCAAATTAATTTTAGAAAAAAACTTTACGAATGCGCCTTCTCTTTCGGAGCTTTCCAGATTAATATCGCTCAATGAGTTTAAACTAAAAAAAGGCTTTAAGGCTTGTTTTAAAACCACTATAAAAAGCTACGTTACGCAACTCAGGATGGAGTATGCTAAGGATTTATTCAAAAATGAAGCTTCTAATGTGGGCGAAGTAGCTTATAAATGCGGATATAAAGACGTGTCGCATTTTTCGGCAGCCTTTAAGTTTTTTTATGGCTTTACTCCAGCCAGTTTCAGGAAAGTAAATTTGGGTGCTAAAATCTACCTTTTGTATTGGGATTTTTTTGATATTCTTTATCTAGACTTTCTTTCAATTGATTTCTGTTTTGTTTAA
- a CDS encoding TonB-dependent receptor, producing MKKNYLVVMFFLLALAGYAQKGVISGKVLDADDKMPLPGAMLLLEGMNRYTISDYNGRYEFLNVQEGSYTVKVSYIGYAAASANLVVSKGTNAVHNFALKVSGTQLNEVVIGDVLKGQAKALSQQKHNKNIGNVISSDQVGRFPDANVGDALKRVPGITMQNDQGEARNIIIRGLAPSLNSVTLNGDRIPSAEGDNRNVQMDLIPSDMISTIEVNKTLTSDMDADAIGGSVNLITRATPNGERISATVAGGYLPIREKASYTAGLVYGNRFFNDKFGAVVSGSYNNVDYGSDNVENEWTKDDFGNEFLQASEIRKYDVQRIRRSASLALDYKFNENNTIFANAIYNWRDDRENRFRTTYDDIEAIYDGEDIIGFEGRVKRETKGGVDNNRNKSRRLEDQRVQNYSLRGEHLINSKLDLDWSANYAKAREYRPGERYIEYRQEGLDMTQDFSEHRFPLVTTSGEALDELEFDSVSENTDDTSESEFGAKINIRVPFTIISTEKGRFRTGLRLRMKEKMRNNIFYAYEPINDDMALLSDVPTSYFDGKGFNPGDKFVPGTFASAHFLGNLDLNNASLFEKEADPSEFLAVNYNAKENIYAAYVRWDQDFNDKLSMVLGFRSETTHINYTGNRVLDEEELEGEINTNNTYTNLLPSITLQYNATKNLILRAAATTALARPDYYALVPYVNNIASDMEITAGNPDLDVTYSYNYDFMAENYFKSVGLISGGVFYKRLNDFIYNYSDNQYTTDKFTADFPNQNNPIPTGENWSFVQSRNGKSVDVYGFEVALQRQLDFFESKFLKGFGVYLNYTYTKSEAKGISDEDGNERKNISLPGTAPHMFNGSLSWENKRFSARVSTNFAADYLDELGADSYQDSYYDKQFFLDANAAYKITPNIRLFAEANNLTNQPLRYYQGVAANTKQVEYYQARFNFGLKFDF from the coding sequence ATGAAAAAAAATTATTTAGTCGTGATGTTTTTTTTACTGGCATTGGCAGGTTATGCTCAAAAAGGAGTTATATCCGGAAAAGTGTTAGATGCCGATGACAAAATGCCTTTACCGGGTGCGATGCTTCTGTTAGAAGGAATGAATAGATATACCATTTCTGATTACAACGGTCGTTATGAATTTTTAAATGTACAAGAAGGTTCTTATACCGTTAAGGTAAGTTATATAGGTTATGCAGCTGCATCGGCTAATCTTGTGGTTTCAAAAGGTACAAATGCAGTTCATAATTTTGCTTTAAAAGTTTCAGGAACACAGTTGAACGAAGTAGTTATAGGTGATGTTTTAAAAGGTCAGGCCAAAGCCTTGAGTCAACAAAAACACAATAAAAATATTGGAAATGTAATTTCGTCAGATCAGGTGGGGCGTTTTCCGGATGCGAATGTGGGAGACGCTTTAAAACGTGTTCCGGGTATCACGATGCAAAACGATCAGGGAGAAGCCAGAAACATTATCATTAGAGGTTTAGCGCCATCATTGAACTCTGTTACTTTAAATGGTGACCGAATTCCATCGGCTGAAGGAGACAATAGAAACGTACAAATGGATTTAATTCCATCGGATATGATTTCGACTATCGAAGTCAATAAAACTTTGACATCTGATATGGATGCTGATGCTATTGGAGGTTCGGTGAATTTGATTACGAGAGCTACTCCAAATGGCGAGAGAATTTCGGCTACAGTAGCTGGGGGTTATTTGCCTATTCGCGAAAAAGCATCTTACACTGCTGGTTTGGTTTACGGAAATCGTTTTTTCAATGATAAATTTGGAGCAGTGGTAAGTGGTTCGTACAATAATGTAGATTATGGTTCGGATAACGTAGAAAACGAATGGACTAAAGACGATTTTGGAAACGAATTTTTACAGGCTTCAGAGATTAGGAAGTATGATGTACAACGTATTCGTCGTAGTGCTTCGCTAGCTTTGGATTACAAATTCAATGAAAACAACACCATTTTTGCGAATGCTATTTACAACTGGAGAGACGATAGAGAGAATCGTTTCAGAACCACTTATGATGATATTGAAGCGATTTATGACGGTGAAGACATCATTGGTTTTGAAGGTCGTGTAAAACGTGAAACCAAAGGTGGAGTAGATAATAATAGAAATAAAAGCAGAAGACTGGAAGACCAGCGTGTGCAAAATTATTCATTGCGTGGGGAACATTTAATCAACTCTAAACTGGATTTAGACTGGTCAGCTAATTATGCTAAAGCCAGAGAATACCGTCCGGGCGAGCGTTATATCGAATACCGTCAAGAAGGTTTAGATATGACTCAGGATTTTTCAGAACACAGATTTCCTTTGGTTACGACATCGGGAGAAGCTTTGGACGAATTAGAATTTGACTCCGTTTCTGAAAATACCGATGATACTTCCGAAAGTGAATTTGGAGCCAAAATAAATATCCGTGTGCCTTTTACTATTATTTCAACTGAAAAAGGAAGATTTAGAACTGGTCTTAGATTGCGTATGAAAGAGAAAATGAGAAATAATATTTTCTATGCTTACGAACCAATCAATGATGATATGGCTTTGTTATCGGATGTTCCTACCAGTTATTTTGATGGAAAAGGATTCAATCCGGGAGATAAATTTGTACCGGGAACTTTTGCTTCGGCTCACTTTTTAGGAAATCTGGATTTGAACAATGCCTCTTTATTTGAAAAAGAAGCCGATCCATCCGAATTTTTAGCGGTAAATTATAATGCCAAAGAAAATATCTATGCGGCTTATGTAAGATGGGATCAGGATTTTAATGATAAATTATCGATGGTGTTAGGTTTCCGTTCCGAAACTACTCATATCAACTACACAGGAAATCGTGTACTGGACGAAGAAGAATTAGAAGGCGAAATCAACACAAACAATACCTACACTAATCTTTTGCCAAGTATCACATTGCAATACAACGCTACTAAAAATTTGATTTTAAGAGCAGCGGCAACAACGGCTTTGGCAAGACCTGATTATTACGCCTTGGTTCCATATGTAAACAACATTGCTTCCGATATGGAAATTACTGCTGGAAATCCGGATTTGGACGTTACCTATTCTTACAACTATGATTTCATGGCCGAGAATTATTTCAAATCGGTTGGTTTGATTTCAGGAGGTGTTTTCTACAAAAGATTAAATGATTTTATTTATAATTACAGCGATAACCAATATACAACGGATAAGTTTACAGCTGATTTTCCAAATCAAAACAACCCAATTCCAACAGGCGAAAACTGGTCTTTTGTACAGTCCAGAAACGGAAAAAGTGTAGATGTTTACGGATTTGAGGTAGCTTTACAACGTCAGTTGGATTTCTTCGAAAGCAAATTTCTAAAAGGATTTGGAGTGTATTTGAACTATACGTACACTAAATCAGAAGCAAAAGGAATTTCGGATGAAGACGGAAACGAAAGAAAAAACATCAGCCTTCCGGGAACAGCACCGCACATGTTCAACGGTTCATTGTCATGGGAAAACAAACGTTTCTCGGCTAGAGTTTCTACCAATTTTGCCGCTGACTATTTAGACGAATTAGGAGCTGATAGCTACCAGGATAGTTATTATGACAAACAATTTTTCCTGGATGCCAATGCTGCTTACAAAATCACGCCAAACATTCGTCTTTTTGCAGAAGCAAATAACTTAACTAACCAGCCGTTGCGTTATTACCAAGGTGTCGCAGCCAATACCAAACAAGTAGAATACTATCAGGCACGTTTTAACTTTGGTTTAAAATTTGACTTTTAG
- a CDS encoding phytase: MKTKYIAIALLGLTAASCGSKLAAVRKDALKPAVVTQALPHDTDDPSIWIHPTDATKSIIIGTDKDTDGGLYAFDLNGKIIGKSEVLMRPNNVDIAYGLILNGKKTDVAVTTERENNRIRIFSLPDLKPIDNGGIPVFEGELMRAPMGIALYTRPSDQKIFAVVGRKNGPSGSYLWQYELTDAGNGKAGATVVRKFGNYSGKKEIEAIAVDNELGTILYCDEQFGIRKYVADPAAKNDNELALFGQKDFKADNEGIAIYKKSATKGYILVSNQQANTFMVYPREGANGNPNEYPLLAEIPTSTIECDGADVTSVNLGGQFKNGLFVAMSNGMTFHYYSWDSIQQLIDAAKK, translated from the coding sequence ATGAAAACAAAATACATAGCAATTGCCCTTTTAGGATTAACAGCGGCGTCTTGCGGGAGCAAATTGGCAGCTGTTAGAAAAGATGCTTTGAAACCGGCAGTAGTTACACAAGCATTACCACACGATACTGATGATCCTTCGATTTGGATACACCCAACAGATGCTACCAAAAGCATTATTATTGGTACAGATAAAGATACCGATGGCGGATTGTACGCCTTTGATTTGAACGGAAAAATCATTGGGAAATCGGAGGTTTTAATGAGACCTAACAATGTGGATATTGCTTACGGATTAATACTAAACGGCAAAAAAACAGATGTTGCTGTAACCACCGAAAGGGAAAATAACAGAATCAGAATTTTTAGTCTTCCTGATTTGAAACCGATTGACAATGGAGGGATTCCGGTTTTTGAAGGAGAACTAATGCGCGCCCCAATGGGAATTGCCTTGTACACACGTCCAAGCGACCAAAAGATTTTTGCTGTGGTGGGCAGAAAAAACGGGCCTTCGGGAAGTTATTTATGGCAGTACGAATTGACCGATGCAGGCAACGGAAAAGCGGGTGCAACGGTGGTGCGTAAATTTGGAAACTACAGTGGTAAAAAAGAAATTGAAGCCATTGCCGTGGATAACGAATTAGGGACTATTTTATATTGCGATGAACAATTTGGAATCCGAAAATATGTTGCTGATCCAGCCGCTAAAAATGATAACGAATTAGCCCTTTTTGGGCAAAAAGACTTTAAAGCCGATAACGAAGGAATTGCTATTTATAAAAAATCAGCAACCAAAGGTTATATTTTGGTATCCAACCAGCAAGCCAATACTTTTATGGTGTATCCAAGAGAAGGAGCTAATGGAAATCCAAATGAATATCCATTATTGGCCGAAATTCCAACTTCTACCATAGAATGTGATGGCGCCGATGTAACAAGTGTAAACTTAGGAGGACAATTTAAAAACGGACTTTTTGTAGCCATGAGCAACGGAATGACGTTTCATTACTACAGCTGGGACAGCATTCAGCAATTGATTGATGCAGCTAAAAAGTAA